A window of the Cheilinus undulatus linkage group 21, ASM1832078v1, whole genome shotgun sequence genome harbors these coding sequences:
- the LOC121503637 gene encoding carbohydrate sulfotransferase 12-like, producing MGTSRMFRIFVVLGSAFMILLIIIYWDDVGVSHLYLHTPVSPGPKLPHAPPPQRPQTSRTPSFLSDIDAFVNQFLEPGTGEPTDPVPPDTSNQSEKAEERYIPRREWKIHLTPLAPELRERQEQRRKLLQEMCTNDSVVFPGKNRSFDDIPNKELDHLIVDDRHGIIYCYVPKVACTNWKRIMIVLSESMLQDGVPQRDPLAIPTELIHNSSMHFTFNKFWKRYGKFAKHLMKVKLKKYTKFLFVRDPFVRLISAYRNKFESRNEEFYRRFAQVMLRRYANQPTPPASVDEAISVGVHPAFSHFIQYLLDPQTEKDMPFNEHWRQVYRLCHPCQIQYDFIGHLETVEEDAEHLLRQLRVDNVVEFPTSQRNHTVSSWVADWFSTVPVEARKELYKLYEPDFRLFGYDRPDWILNE from the exons ATGGGAACGTCCAGGATGTTCCGCATCTTTGTGGTCCTGGGCTCAGCCTTTATgatcctcctcatcatcatctaCTGGGATGATGTCGGAGTCTCACACCTGTATTTGCACACTCCTGTGTCACCAGGCCCCAAACTCCCACATGCCCCTCCCCCTCAGCGGCCTCAAACCTCCCGGACTCCGTCCTTCCTGTCTGACATTGATGCCTTTGTGAACCAGTTCCTAGAGCCAGGAACTGGAGAACCAACAGACCCAGTCCCCCCAGACACAAGTAATCAATCAGAGAAGGCAGAGGAGCGGTATATACCAAGGCGAGAGTGGAAGATTCATCTGACTCCGCTTGCACCGGAGCTTCGTGAGAGACAG GAACAGCGACGGAAGTTACTTCAGGAGATGTGCACCAATGATAGCGTGGTGTTTCCTGGTAAAAACCGTTCATTTGATGACATTCCCAACAAGGAGCTGGATCATCTTATTGTGGATGATAGGCATGGTATTATCTACTGCTATGTTCCTAAG GTAGCGTGCACTAACTGGAAGCGCATCATGATTGTCCTCAGTGAAAGCATGCTGCAGGATGGCGTTCCCCAGAGAGACCCACTGGCCATTCCCACAGAACTGATCCACAACAGCAGCATGCACTTCACCTTCAACAAATTCTGGAAACGTTACGGCAAGTTTGCAAAGCACCTTATGAAG gTGAAGCTGAAGAAGTACACCAAGTTTCTTTTTGTGCGGGATCCATTTGTGCGCCTCATATCCGCCTACAGGAACAAATTTGAGTCACGCAATGAAGAGTTCTATCGGCGTTTTGCACAGGTCATGCTGCGCCGCTATGCCAACCAGCCAACACCTCCTGCCTCCGTGGACGAGGCGATCAGTGTGGGTGTCCACCCTGCCTTCTCCCACTTCATCCAGTACCTCCTGGACCCTCAGACAGAGAAAGATATGCCCTTTAATGAGCACTGGCGGCAGGTGTACCGTCTCTGCCACCCATGCCAGATTCAGTACGACTTTATCGGCCATCTAGAGACAGTTGAGGAGGATGCAGAGCATCTGCTGCGACAGCTCCGCGTGGACAATGTAGTGGAGTTCCCCACCTCCCAGAGGAATCACACAGTCAGCAGCTGGGTGGCTGATTGGTTCAGCACAGTGCCTGTTGAAGCAAGGAAAGAACTCTACAAGCTGTATGAACCTGACTTCAGGCTTTTTGGCTACGACAGACCGGACTGGATCCTCAATGAGTGA